The following is a genomic window from Prunus persica cultivar Lovell chromosome G7, Prunus_persica_NCBIv2, whole genome shotgun sequence.
TCCCCATGGCTCGAATTAAGTCGGTAAATGCAGGAGGTTGAAGAGGTTGCAAGCTTGCTGATGCTGTTGAGGAAGCAAATAAACTTGCAAAAACACTACTGCTTGTACTACCATTGCTGCTTgagctgttgctgctgctacAGTTCCCCTTCGGACCAGTCACAGCTGGTGCTTCTTCCATAGTTTGTGTGGGATTTTCAGGCAATTCTGTCACTACAACCAAAggagaaaagataaaaaaaattaaaggggTCACACTTAAACACACATAACATACAGGAATAGAAAGTTAGGCCTTTCTTTATGAAGGACTTTTGAAGGAAAAGGAGGATCAATAATGGTTTCCTTTCTCTTAACCCACTTACTCTTCCCTTTTAGCTTTTGAATCACTAGTCTCTTTATTGAGATTACGCAGTCTGAAATTATTGAGATTACGCAGtctgaaaactaaaactttaATATTAACCTCTAAGAAGCTTATTTTTATTCAGTAGTTAATTAAATTCCAAAAATCTCTGTTCAGTTACCATTCTGTGATACATACCCAGctgaaaacaaatttcataaCAGACAAAAACTACTACACTCCAAGATCCATggcatgagagagagacacacacacaaacaaaacaaagataacTAAGTTTTGTTGTTTATTCAGACTAAAAACACATCCGACAAAACCCAACTGAAAAGATTgacaattttccaatttgggACATATTTACCTGGATTTTGTGTAATAGGCATAGGTGAAGATAATAAACCAGCTGACTGAGATGGGACTGATGAAGTTGTAGCTTGGGAAGGAACTGGTGGCTGTGGTGTTGGCTGTGGGGGTGAATTAGCACTTTGATCTTTTGGGTCTGATTCTGAATTCAAATTCACTTCCGTTTGAGTCTGGGTTGGAGTTTGGGTATGGCCTCTGGCGCTCTCCTCAGCCAAAGCATCACAGAAGGCCCTATGTGTTATGAAGCTATCCCTCCTTCAAAGACCAAAAACACAACAACTTTTACCAACTTAAAACCCAACAAGTTAAgctcaaaaacataaaaaaaattcagataaaaATCACAGCTTTTATGAAccttgaaaacaaagtcccaCAATCGCATTTGTACTCTCTGGTACCACAAATCTTGGAATGGGCTTTCCAATCCGACTGAACCGCATATTTCTTGGAACACTTATCGCATTTCCACTTCTTCTCGCCGTGCTTTCTGCAAAAGTGCTTCTTTATCCCAGTGAGATCACCCAAAGCTCTTGATGGGTCATGGTGCACACAAGAGGGCTCTGGGCAGACATAGACTCTCTTCTTCACCTCTTTACTCGACCTCTGCCTCAGCTTCCATGGCAGATTATGACCACGCCTATGAAGCTGCAGATTCTGATCCCTCTGAAACCCTTTGTTGCAAATTTCACAAACGAAACGGTTTGTGGCCAATAGGGTCTTGGGAGACAGAGCAATCACCTCTGCATCTGGATCTgtaacaaaacccaaaagtcAAATTTCACCAAATCAGACAGAGATTATGAACATCAgtgtaaaaacaaatttggggaattttctttttgagctACCTGGCATTCCAGGCAAGTTACGTTTTTTCTTGGTGGTGGGTTTGGGAGGAGCAGTTTGGTTGCCAGAGGAAGAAACGCTAGCTTCACCTGAAGCTGTAGAGGAATTATCTAGGTCGGTCGGCATCAGAACtaagaatttctctcttgggttttccttttttttgaactcaatctacaggacaaaaagcaaaaaatccACTATTGGGTTTTTATCTTAGAACTCCAAAGAAGCCTTGTAGGTAcgaagttttcattttctagggTTCAGtttcatctctttctctcatctACCAGTCAAGGtccccccctttttttctctatgCCCACCTACCAGCTCTGTCTGATGGATCTCTGACCAAAGTATACATTACCCCAGAAACACAATGATTAAACCCAAGAGAGTAAAATAAAAGCTTCTCACTCAACCCAGAGATTAATAGAAAAAACCTCAAAAATTACAACCACCTAGAAAGATACTCTGATCCAACAGTCAAAATTTGATCTAAAACgtacaaaatcaaaaaaactCAGCTAACTTGTACCTATTTCTTAGCTACTTCACTACTCTCAAAACAACTTGATTGAGCTTCCGTCTAAATAGAAGTCAGAACAGAAAAGGCAGGGTTTTATAAAGCCTCCCAAGAACAGAGTGAGATTAAGATTCTGTGAATAAGGAGAAGAAATAGAATAAGCTTGTGACTTGTGTGAGagacggagagagagagagagagagagatagagtcTGAAGCCAAAGACTTTCCTCTGCTTTTCTCACTGACTTttcaggagagagagaaactgagaAAAGtgatcaattaaaaaattagatgTTTAATCGAGATTAATTAGTGGCAAGCAGGGGATTAACCTGAGCTGGCCATGACTTGTTGTTCAAGCTTCTAATTACAGACACGGAGGTTATTACAGTCCACCTGTCGAGTTCTTGGGTGTTGTTGTCGGAAGAGAAAAAAGTGGTACCAAATACGATGGGTTTGTCGTTTAGTGGAGTGTTTGAATGCGTTTTGGTCTACCAAAGGACAATCTTAATGGTCGACGACCGGTgctttaaattcataaaagtCAAACTACTTTTTTCTTGATTGGAGATTTTTGTGTTCTGAACCATTCTGATCTGGACACGTTGTGAGGTTTCCTAGGCTTCACCACGTTCAATTACTgctctctttttatttatatattgatTTTACTGGGG
Proteins encoded in this region:
- the LOC18771093 gene encoding protein indeterminate-domain 2 is translated as MPTDLDNSSTASGEASVSSSGNQTAPPKPTTKKKRNLPGMPDPDAEVIALSPKTLLATNRFVCEICNKGFQRDQNLQLHRRGHNLPWKLRQRSSKEVKKRVYVCPEPSCVHHDPSRALGDLTGIKKHFCRKHGEKKWKCDKCSKKYAVQSDWKAHSKICGTREYKCDCGTLFSRRDSFITHRAFCDALAEESARGHTQTPTQTQTEVNLNSESDPKDQSANSPPQPTPQPPVPSQATTSSVPSQSAGLLSSPMPITQNPVTELPENPTQTMEEAPAVTGPKGNCSSSNSSSSNGSTSSSVFASLFASSTASASLQPLQPPAFTDLIRAMGNPDSTTDLAPSSSVEPISLGLSTSHGSSLFGPAGQERRQYAPPPQPAMSATALLQKAAQMGAAATNASLLRGFGIMSSSSSSAQQESLQWSQRQAEPDSASVAAGLGLALPCDGGSGWKELMMGSPSMFGPKQTTLDLLGLGMAAGNNPSGGLSALITSIGGGLDVAAAAASFGGGEYSGKDLARGS